The genomic segment CACATATCCTGCAATATCCGAAAGCATGAGCAACTCTGCACGCTCCTGCACAGCCAGACCATAATCCCCCGCATTCAGCACCAGCCTCTCACTCACAGCCGGAGTATAGGGCGCATGTACCAGCGAAGCCGGAGAAATCCCCAGAAACAGATGATGCATACAAGTATTTCCCACAACACACACCTGAAAAACATCCTCTCTCCTTATCCCTGCATCCTCTGCCAGACTTCCCAACATCTCATTAACCGCTTTCCGAACACACATACTTAACGCTTCTGTTCCATGCTCCAGCGCATAATTCGCCCGCATGATCACATCCGCACCATACTGCGCCTGCGGATTCATCCTGCTCTCAACTGCCAGAGTCCTCCCATCCGCACCATCCAGCAAATACCCCGCAATGGTAGTCGTCCCAATATCAAACGCTGCCAGACACCTCCGACCAGCTTCCTTCCTCATTTCCAGAATCCGCCGTCTACTGTAAATCACATACCATTCATCAGAATCCCTGCGCATCCCATACAATTCACCCGCCAGCTTCAGATCCACCTCCATCTGCCCCGGCTCAACCTCACCATCTGTCTCCGCCAGCGTATCCAGCAGCCTCTGCCAGTCCGACCGCTTCTCCCCTGTTTTCGCCTTCTCCAGCTCAACCTGAGCCATCCGTAGTCCCGGTTCAAACACAACTTCTCTGTTAAATCCATCCGTCAAAATCTTTTCATTGCCAGCCCTGTCCAATGTCTCCACTACACAAGTCTCACCTTCACCAATCCGCACCTGACACGCCTTAACAACTTCACCATCAATCTTAACCAGACACTTCCCACATTTTCCCAGCCCGCCACAAGGCGCATCCGGCCTCAAACCCGCCCGAATCTCAGCTTCCAACACAGACATCCCGGCATTCACTTCTATCTCAATCCCTTCACGCACAAACTTAATCCAAGCCATAAAAACCTCCCACATATCCAATCCAAACATCACAACAGCCAGCTCAGAAAAATATTTTATTTCATGTGCATTTGCAGGGGTCTTAGATATTCTTAGCTCTCAGAAATCTGCGTTATGAGCAGACTGTATCACTGTCTGAGCGAAGTTTGCAACGGAGCGAGTTTGAGAAGGCTGCTCATGCCTTTAGCAGATTTCTGAGAGATTAGAATATCTTAGACCCCGAAACCGCACATGAAATAAAATATTTTTCTGAGCGTCCCTTTTCCCATTATAACATACTCCAAAAAAATCCCAAAATACACGAAAGGACCACTCCCCAGAGCAGTCCCCTCATAATATTTTCATGTTATACTAAACCCGCACAAGCAATCAGATCAAGCCGCCAACTTCTTAGCCAGTGAAGCCGCACTAGCCGCATCATCAGAATATCCGTCAGCACCAATTTCCTCAGCAAAAGCCTCTGTAATCGGCGCTCCGCCAACCATAACCTTAATATTACCTCTGAAATCCGCCGCATTCAACGCCTCAACAGTCTCCTTCAGAGCCGGCATAGTAGTAGTCAGCAGCGCAGAAAGAGCAATGATCTTAACATCCGGATTCTCTTTATAGCACTCAATAATCTTAGCCGCCGGAACATCGACTCCAAGATCGATCACCTCAAATCCGGCACTCTCGATCATCATGGCAACCAGATTCTTACCAATATCATGAAGGTCACCGGAAACCGTAGCAATGATAACCTTACCAAGTGCACCTGTAGAACCAGATGCCAGATGCGGTTTCAGAACCTCAACACCTTTCTTCATAGCACGAGCTGCAACCAGCATCTCCGGAACAAAGATCTCACCATTTTTGAATTTCTCACCAACTACAGACATCGCACTGATCATACCATCATTCAGAATCGCAACCGGATCATCACCCTCATCAATGGCTTCCTGTACAGCCGGTCCTACTAATTTCGCTTTCCCTTTTTCAACTAATTCCGCAACTTCATTTATCTTAGACATAATCAAATCCTCCTGTTATTTCTCAATTTCAGATTCCAACCACTTAATTCATTTACACAGTTTCTGCAGATTCAACCTACTTCTTCTTTGTTGTACCAATTAAGCCTTCTCTGTAAGCCCCTATATATTCCATACAATAATCATCCAGACCAAGTAATGCTTCTGTTGCATAAACTAGTCCAAGCATATCCTTATTTGTCGGATCCATAATTCCACTGTCCAGTCCTGCATTCATTGCCAGTACCAGGAACCCGTAATTAATCAGCTTACGAACCGGCAGATTAAAGGAAATATTACTGATTGCTGCCGTAATATGAATGGTCGGATACTGCTCACGTACACTTGTAATCGTCTCAATATTCGTTGCAATACCATCCTCAGAAGTACAAAGCATCTCAACCAGCGGATCAATGTGAATCCTGTCCGGAGCAATTCCGTACTCTTTCGCTTTCGCCATGATCTTGTCAAAAACTTTCAGACGGTCTGCTGCACATTTCGGAATACCTGTATTGTCACTCAGCAGCGCAATTACCTGCCATCCCTCATTTCCCGGCTCAGCCATGATCGGGAAAATCGTATCAATCTTATGTCCCTCTCCTGATACAGAGTTAAAAATTCCAGGTTTCTTACAGAACTTATAAGCCTGTGCCAGAACATCCGGACTCGGGCTGTCAATTGAGATCGGAAGATCTGTAACCTCCTGGATACAGACGATCATCCATTTCAATGTTTCCACTTCTTCCGCTTCCGGAACAGAAGCGCAACAGTCAATATAAGTAGCTCCGCTTTCCGCCTGAAGCTTTGCTCTTGCTTTAATAAATTCAGAGTCTCTTTTCGCGATCGCTTCTGCAACGATCGGGATAGAACCATTAATTTTCTCACCAATAATAATCATTTTCAAACACCTCCATAGCATCATCCTCTGCAACACCTGAGATTAGAACATAATCTGCCATGGAAGCCTTGTAGATTCAGATGCCTTAATGCCAAATTTCTCTTCATTCAGCTTGTCAATGGAATCACAGAGAGATTTATAAACACCCGGATAAACAGAACCAGGGCCACCCTGAGCGATACATGGAATAAAGTATTTGTTTCCACATTCTTCGCAGACACGACGTACCACTGCATCACAATTCTCATCTGTCCAGCCCTCAAAATCAACTGCACGATTTTCGATACCGCCCATGAAGCTGATCTTTCCGCCATATTTCCTGATCAGTTCCGGAAGATTATTGGTTTCCATACATCCCTGCCATACATCGATCCCCATCTCAATCATAGAAGGAACCAGTGTTGCTGCGTAACTGTCAGAATGATGGATAACCAGCTCAACGCCATGACTGTGATAATATCCGTAAATTTCTTTATATGGCTCAAGTAAAAATTCATCAAACATTGCAGGACTCATAAATGTACTGTCCAGTCCACCCCAGTCATCATGATGGAATAATGCATCAGGATGAAGGTTGGAACAGATACCTTCAGCAAGTTCCAGTTCCCACTCTGTCAGATATTTGATCAGATCATGCATTTCATCCGGATTAGTAATATAATAAACCAACGCATTACTGATCTCACACAGATGATGAGTCTGCTCAAATAATCCCGGTGCAACGAAAGCTGCTTTAAATGCCTGTTCTCCGTCAACTGCATCATACTGAGCCTTCACCATATCCCACTGATCCTGGGTAAATTTCAAAGACGGTGCATGTACATAGTCTTTCCAGTCTTCAATATCCTTTACCACGATCTTGTCAGGAGTATGTACAGGAAAAGAACCCGGAACTCCTTTCGGGAAAGTATTGGTTACCCCCCATGCATTCACTACATTTTCCTGACCCGGCTGAAGCAGCGGGTTTGTAAACATAAACGGATGAAAAAGAAGCTGTACTGCTTCATACTGATTAACAAATCTGTCAGGATTTCCGCCTTTTATAACTTCCAGCATATTCTGTTTCGGTGTTAACATATAATCTACCTCCTCATGCAATATGAAAATGCCCCCACATTCCCACATTTGTTTGTTTAATTTGTCGTTCTTTATCTCGTTTCTGATGATTTTATTGTAGCATTTATACAATCCAAAATATATAATCAGATATGCGGATTTTTCACGCCCGCATTCCTACAAATTGTATGAACGCATCTCAAGTATTGTGCCAACAGTAACCGGCAGCCATATAATAAATTTTAAAATCAACCGTAAATACACTTGTAACACAACTCTAAACACTGTATAATTTTTGTACATACAGATATCAGATTTTAAAAATCATTTGTGCCTGCACAATAAGACTTTTAAACCTGATTTATCTAAACATGAAGAAATACGATTTATATAACAGATCAACAGATTCCGAATGTTTTACAGTAAATATTTAACAGGTGGTGAACACAATGTTTTCAAAAAAATTATTAATACCTCTGCTATCGCTCAGCCTTCTTGTTACTCCTGCATACAGCAGTCATGCTGCTGAAAATGCAGAGGCCGCGGGAACATCCGTAGAAGGTCAGGGAATGCTTTCCCCTTCTTCATCTTCAGAGAGTTCTGAAAGCGTCTTTAACGGTTCCGGGGCAGGCACATCTTCAGAACCGGTCACAGATGAGAAACTGGAGACAATTTTAAAACAGGTTCAGAGTCAGCTTCCTGCTGAAAACGGAACCTGGGCTGTTTTCATATCCGATCTTGTAAATGGAACCGAGGGCAGTCTTAATGATCAGAAAATGCAGGCTGCAAGCCTGATCAAGCTCTATATCATGGGAGCTGTCTACGAGAATTATGATCAGATAACCGGACAATACGGCAGGGATTCTGTAGACTCCAATCTGTACTCCATGATCACAGTCAGCGATAACGATGCAGCCAATACCCTGACAACTTATCTTGGCGGCGGTGATTCCGCAGCAGGTATGCAGGCTGTCAACAGTTTCTGCCAGGCACATGGCTATGACCAGACTCACATGGGACGTATGCTCCTTGCCAGCAATGAGAATGATGATAACTACACATCTGTAGGAGACTGTGGTCATCTCCTGCAGGAGATTTATAAACAGGATACATCCGGCTACACCCATGCCACTGATATGTTTAATCTGCTCAAGGCACAGACACGCTGTAACAAAATTCCCGCACAGCTTCCGGAAGGAGTCAAAACCGCAAATAAAACCGGAGAACTTGACAACGTGGAAAATGATGCCGGAATCATCTATGATTCCAAAAATGACGTAGTAATCGTATTTATGTCCCAGAATCTCTCAAGCGCCGGTTCCGCACAGAATACGATCGCTACCTTAAGCAGAACGATTTACGATTACTATAATTAAATAATGTACTCTCAGAGTACATAATAACCCAAAGGAGGGGTTCACTATGAAAAAAAGAAAAAATATTGCAATTCCCATGATTCTTGCAGCTACGATTGCTGCTGTATCTGTACCCTGCAGCTCACAGATCGTTATGGCATCTGACACTTATCAGGTAGGTGTAAGTAAAGGGTATCTGGCTCTGCGCTCTGCCATGGCTTATGATTCCTCCAACGAGATCGGCGAGCTGTATTCCGGTGATACTGTTGAAGTTACAGAATATACCACCAGTGATTACTGGTACGTCTATTCTCCAAAACTGAACTTATCCGGATACGTAAATAACGATTACCTGTATTTCCTCTCATCACAGCCGACAAGTTCGTCCGGTTCTTATACTGTCAGTGTTGCCAAAGGTTATCTGGCTCTGCGTTCTGCAAAGGCTTATGACTCTTCCAACGAGATCGGACAGTTATACTCCGGTGATACAGTAACAGTTTCTGACAGCAGTGATCCTCAGTACTGGTATGTCTATTCTCCGAAACTGAACTTATCCGGCTATGTAAATAAAGATTACTTATATTACAGTGGCGATACTGCTGCCAGTGCACAGAGTTCTTCCGGAGATTCAAGGACTGTCAGTGTTGCCAAGGGTTATCTGGCTCTGCGTTCCGCAAAAGCTTATGATTCCTCCAATGAGATCGGACAGCTGTATTCCGGCGATACAGTTCAGCTTATCGACACCAGCGATTCCCAGTACTGGTACGTTTACTCTCAGAAGTTAGGAAAAAACGGATATGTAAATAAAGATTATCTGATTGGCGGAACAACCACATATGCCACCAGAACAGTCAGTGTTGCTACCGGTTATCTGGCTCTGCGCTCTGCGAAGGCTTACGACTCTTCCAACGAGATCGGACAGTTATATTCCGGCGATACAGTTCAGCTTGTGGATACAACTGATGCACAGTACTGGTATATTTACTCCCAGAAACTCTGCAAATATGGTTATGTAAATAAAGATTATTTATATTAATCTTTTTCGTAACACTATAAACAGTTACGCTTCTTTACATTCACCATATACAACAAAACAGAAAGGACTCACAGTTATGAGCCCCAAACGACAGGTTAACCATAACATTCGTAAACACTTTAACACAATCATTTACAATATTTCACGCTACGCGGAAATTGCTCTTTCTATGGTAATTCTGCTGGTGATCGCACTGGCAGGCTTCCGGCTGATCATGGAGGTTGCAGATACTTCTGTTATGTCCATGGATACAGAATTTTTCAGCACTTTCCTTTCCCAGGCTTTGTCTCTGGTAGTAGGCGTGGAATTTGTAAAAATGCTCTGCCAGCATTCCGCACAGACAGTTGTTGAGGTTCTGATGTTTGCCACAGCACGTCAGATGGTAGTCGAACACCTCGGGCCAGCAGAAACTCTTCTTGGCGTACTCAGTATCGCAGTTCTGTTTGCGATCCGCAAATATCTTATGACAGACAACGATGACATGAATGCTCATAACTGTTCGAAGAATACTGAAGAAAATTAAAGAAAACAAAAAACTGCATATCAGATACGATCTGTAAATTCTACCGGTCGTATCTGATTATGCAGTTTCTTTTTATTTCCACATGCTGATAAACGGGCGTCTCAAAAAAAGTAATTTTATATGATATATTCTATAGTTATGGTTATCAGCATGATGGGCGCTTATTTAATAATTACCACTAAAGAACTTACTGTCCTTCGGCAGTTCATAGCCCTTGAAGTAAGAGCCAAAATCAACCTTCAGATAATTGCAGAGGTTGGCAAGCTCAACCATAGTGTTGTCATTTACAGGAATGCCATTCTCTCTGCGCTCTTTTTCTGCAAATACTTCCTTCTCACCATGAGTATAAATCTGCTCTGCGCCTTCTGCCTTTGGACTCTGACGAAGAGTTTCCAGATATTCGGAAAAATGCGCCCTGATATCATCGGCATTTCCGAAGATTGCGGGATCAATGGCAGCAAATCCATGACAGATACCTGTCTTGTCTTTAAATGTACAGCATTTATCAGAAGTAACACCCATGGAAAAGATGGAGCTGAAAATCTCGCAGAGCATTCCATAACCGTAACCCTTATGACTTCCGTTTACCTCTTTATTACCGCCAAGTGGCATGATTCCGCCGCCCTTCTTGGCAACAATATTGGCAAGTACATCCGGGGCATCTGTGCTTTCCTGACCATTTGCTCCCAGAGCCCAGCCCTGTGGAAGTGGTTTTCCCATCTTATTATACATTTCCAGTTTTCCTCTGGTAACTACTGTTGTGGAGCAGTCAAAAAGGAATGGATAAGGTTCTGCCGGCATTGCCACTGCAATGGGATTGGAACCAAGCATTGCTTTTCGTCCAAAGGTAGGTACCATGATTGCTTCCGAGTTGGTACATGCCATACCAAGTAAGCCCTGTTTTGAAGCCATTTCCGCATAATATCCTGCAATACCGAAATGATTGGAGTTTCTTACAGATACAAATCCAACACCTGTTTTCTTCGCCTTCTCAATAGCTTTCTCCATTGCAAAATGGGAAATCAGCTGTCCCATACCGTCATGTCCGTCGATCACTGCTGATACAGGTGTCTCAAATACGACCTCAGGTTTCGCATCCGGATGGATGGTTCCCTTCTCAATTCCTTTATCATATCTTACCATTCTCTGCATTCCATGGCTTTCAATCCCGTACAGATCCGCGGTAAGCAAAACATCCTTGATGATATTCGTCTCTTCTTCATTAAAACCAAATTTACGAAATACGTCGTGGCAAAAAGTATTTAATGTGTCATAACTCCATTTTACATATCCCATAACTGTAAAATCCCTCCATTCAAGTATTACTCATTTCGTTTTTTGGTATTACCAATTTGTTAAGCTGATTATACCACTCTCATTTTCAAAGTGCAATACGTTTTTTATTTTTTTCAGTATTTCTTATGTTACTGTATTATTGTTCCCTGGTAATATCCCGAGGCATGCAAGCCAAAATGTTACTGTTCACTCCGTTCTCAGCAACACGCTTTGCAAACTCAATTTATGCTAATCGCATAAATTCGCACGGTATGTCTCGGGTTTTCTGTGACCTTCGCTCACAAAAAACACCTCGCGGGATATCACCAGTGAACAGTAACAATTCATTCCAGATTGCCTGTAGCAATTGGACATCTTCTCTTGTTTTTCTAAAACTGCCGTAATATACTATGTACAGGCAATCCTGCCTGCAGGATTGCCTGCTCATTTAATAAATAATAGATTACTGCTCACTTCCGCACCTGTAATATATTTCACAGAACAACTCTGCGGCGGCAGTAACAGAAAAGGAACATTACTATGATTCAGGACATCGCACCACATACTTATCACAACGAATACAAATCTTCTGCCCCGGATAAGAACAGTTTTATCCTTGCCTACGAAAAAGGCAGTATTCTTCTTCCACATCAGGAACGGGAAGCAGATATTTATTTTCCACGTTTTCAGGATCTGGAGGAAAAAGTTTCAGATCTCTACAGCAAGTATATTTATCTGTTTTCTATCGATGATCAGCGTTTCTATCTGATCCCGGAATTGGATACCACCCTTCTTCCAGATTATGAATTCCAGGATATACGAAATCTTCGGACAGCCCGGCCACAGCATCTGGCGTTTGCAGGAGTTACAGGACATCAGCTTTTCCAGTGGTACAGCAAGCGCCGGTTCTGCGGCTGCTGTGGAAAACCAATGCTGCACAGCCAAAAAGAACGTATGATGGAATGCCCTTCCTGCGGCAATCAGGAGTACCCTGTCCTGTGTCCTGCAGTAATCGTAGGAATCACAAACGGAGATAAAATCATTCTTTCCAAATATGAGGGCCGCAGATTTAAGCGTTACGCCCTTATCGCAGGCTTTGCAGAAATCGGAGAAACCATTGAAGAAACTGTTCACAGAGAAGTAATGGAGGAAGTTGACCTTAAGGTAAAGAATCTCCGCTATTACAAAAGCCAGCCATGGTCCTTCAGCGGTACCCTGCTTTTCGGATTCTTCTGTGATGTGGACGGCGATGATACCCTGACCGTTGACCATGAAGAGCTCTCCATGGCACAGTGGGTAGAACGTGACAAAATCCCGGATCAGGGCAATAATATCAGCCTGACCAAGGAAATGATGATGCTCTTCCGTGATGGAAAAGAACCCAGATAAACAATATTCTATATCAGAAAAAGCTCATAGAATGTTTTTCCCTATTATGCTAAAAGGATACATACACGGTAATGTTACTGTGCATGTATCCTTTTCGTTTCCCTGCAAAATTGCTTCACTATATTCTCAAAAATATTTCTGATTACTCTTCACGCCGCACTCCCGCTGCCAAATCCACGGCTTCTGCGGCTTCCATTACATTCCTGCTCAAATTCTTTCAGTTTCCGTCTTGCTTCCGGTGTCAGATTTGTCGGAACTTCAATCTGTACAGTTGCATATTCATCACCGTGTACCGACGGATTATTCATTGCAACGATACCTTTGCCTCTCAGACGTATCTTCGTTCCGGACTGAGTACCTGGTTTAATGTTACAAAGAACATCACCGTAAATGGTGTGAACCTTTGCCTCACCGCCAAATACTGCTGTTGTAAATGGGATATTTACAGTTGTGTACACATCTCTGCCTTCCCGTTTATATCCCGGTTTATCCTGAACATTTATTTTCAGAAGCAGGTCACCGGCTTCACCTCCGCCCACTCCCGGATATCCTTTTCCTTTAAGTCTGATAGACTTACCGGATTCAATACCTGCCGGAATATTGACTTCATAATTCTGGACACCACCGTTGCTGCTCTGCAGGCGAATAACCTTCTTACCGCCAAAAGCAGCTTCATCAAAGCTGACAGTAACCTCTGCATGAAGATCCTCACCTTTACTGCTGTAAGAACCGCCAAAGCCACTGCCGAAGCCATCCGTTCCGTTACTTCCGAATCCGCCAAAACCACTTCCGTGAAATCCACTGCCACCGAAGCCGCTGCTTCCAAAACCACCTGATGATTTACTCTTCTTAAATCCACCACCAAAGATGTTCTTTAAGATATCATCCATATCTTCGCCATTTTCAAAATGATATTCATGATAACCATTGCCATCACTGTACGAGCCATGGAAACCGCCGCCAAAAGGATTGCCCTGTGCTCCGCTAAAGCCACTGCCAAACGGGCTGCCCTGTGCATTTCCATAATTACCGGCGCCTTCTTCAAAAGCAGCGTGGCCAAACTGGTCATACAGTTTACGTTTCTTCTCATCACTCAGAACATCATAGGCTTCATTTACTTCCTTAAAATGCTCTGCTGCCGAAGCATTTCCCTCATTACTGTCCGGATGATATTTCTTTGCCAGTTTTCTGTATGCTTTCTTAATCGTTGCTGCATCTGCGTTTTTGTTCACGCCAAGAACTTCATAGTAATCTCTTTTCAATATCATCACCTTCCCTCATAAACACATTCTAACGCAATCATTCCTGACTTCATATTTCTGCAATCCTCATTATGCAAACAACGGGAAGCCAAAAGATTTGACCTCCCGTTGCTGTAACTTAACATCTATTATCCTTCAATGGAGATGCTGTGCTTCTGTTCCACTGCTGGCTTTGCTTCTTTCTTCGGAACAAATAATGTCAGGATACCATGTTTGAATTCTGCTTTGATGTCGTCCTGATGTACTTCTTTACCTACATAGAAGCTACGACTGCAGGCACCTGCATAACGTTCTCTGCGGATATAACGTCCTGTCTCTTTTTCCTTCTCATCTTTATCCAGACCTTTCTCTGCACTGATGGTCAGATAACCATTTTCAAGTGCTGCATGAACTTCATCTTTCTTAAATCCTGGAAGATCTACAATCAGTTCGTATCCGTTATTCATTTCCTTGATATCAGTTTTCATTACATGATTTGCTTTATGTCCATAAAGTTTCTTCTCTGCATCTTTCATTGCTCTGTCATCATAATAAAATGGGAAATCTCCAAAAAAGTCATCAAATAAATTTTCTCCAAAAATACTAGGCATTAACATAAGTCATATCTCCTTTTCTAATATATTTTATATATGTCAAATCTGTTCACCAGATTTACTTTCCAAATCTATCTTTACAGGTTTTTTCAACCTTTTATCTTCAATCTTTTAGTGTAAGCTTTTATTTCTGTTTTTAATCTCTGGCTGACCCTTAACGGGTCAGTCAGAATATTTATTCATCAGCCTTCAATGGCAATTGTTTTCTTCTGTTCTACTGCTGGTTTTGCTTCTTTCTTTGGTACAAATAATGTGAGGATACCATGTTTGAATTCTGCTTTAATGTCTTCTTTCTCAACTTCTTTACCTACATAGAAGCTACGGCTGCAGGCACCTGCGTAACGTTCCTTACGGATATAACGTCCTGTCTCTTTTTCCTGCTCATCTTTATCCAGACCTTTCTCTGCACTGATAGTCAGATAACCATTCTCCAGATCAGCCTTTACTTCATCTTTGGTAAATCCCGGAAGATCTACGACCAGTTCATAGCCTTTATCAGTTTCCTTGATATCGGTTTTCATTATATGGCTGGCTCTGCGTCCGTAAAGTTTCTTCTCTGTATCTTTCATTGCTCTGTCATCATAATAAAATGGAAAATCTCCAAAAAAGTCATCAAATAAATTTTCTCCAAAAATACTAGGCATCAACATAAGTCATCTCTCCTTTTCTATACCGTCCATCTACATGTGATGGACTCCCAGTTATGCATCTTTACCTTGTTTCTTTGGAACTTAGGTTATCAGGAATCTCATAGAACTTATTTCTTTGTTCTCTTTTTGTTCCCCTTCCTTTGTTCTATCTGTAATATAACACTTATTATTAGCACTGTCAAGAGGTGAGTGCTAATTTTTTGTGAAGAATTTGTGAACGCTACGAGCCATGCAAAATAGCAAAAATAACGCCCTGCAAGTTTACTTGCAAGGGCGTCTATTTTTGCTATTTTATAGGGCGACAGCGAGGGAATTTATTCCCTCGCTGTGCATGGCGTAACATTCTCTTTCGCACTCAATTTTCTTGATTTGACCACATTTTTACGACAAATTCTTGGAAAAATATATTCGTCTGATTTTCTTACCACATTTTACGACAACGGCTTATGGTTTATACCACAGCAGGTCAGTTTCCGGCAGATTCATTTTAGACATCTCATTTTCCACGTGAGACTTCTCTGCAATATGATTGTAGACATTCATTGTAATCTGTGCATCTAAATGTTCTTCGCTCCGCTACGGTCGGTGCTAAACGGATGTCCACATTACTCTGTTTTGTTGTATACTATTCTGCTGTAATATTTTATTCTACGATCTTACAGTTATCGTTCTTATGTAATACAAGCTCATACTGTGAGATTTGTGTCATTTTCGACTTATTATCCAGATACTTCACAGACACACTGACCTTGCGGTTATCGCCATCTTTGGTAAAGACAGGGTTTACCAGTTCTGAAAATACATAGTCGCCAGAAACAGGAGCAAGCACTCCGTCTTTGACATAATAGGCAAGTTCCTTTTCCGCAGCTGTCGGATACAGCTTAAAGAATGTTTCCAAGAAAACGGTAGCGTCCTTGACTGTATCAGAGCTGACACGGACATCGGTTTCCTGTGCTTTCGGCTCATGCTTCGATTTCTGTACTGCTGGAGCAAGTGTCGGATTCTGGGTAATGGCCATTGCACCGTCCTTATCCACATGAACGGTCACGCTGGCTGTCATTGGCATTAAGACTGAACATACTCATTAGTTCTCCGAGCTTCATATAGATTCCGGCAAAACACATTATTCCCAGTCAGCTCAATCACCTTTGCATTTTCCAAAACCACTTCATCCAGTTTATCCTCAAATTCCTTATCTTCATCGTACCAGAAAATGATACGACGCTGATAAAACTCAGGCAGAAGTACAGCAAATCTGCGATTTAAATCTTGTATTATTTTGTCTGTATCCATGCTGCATTATCTTCCCTCTGTACTTTCAAATATATGGTACTTATCGCTACACCTGCATAAATTTCTTCTATAATCATGGTTCTCTTTCCTTCTTTATCCAAGATCTGGTTGTTGACAAAAAATAGCTTACCTCATATAATGAGTATAGGTTTATAGTGCATCCGTGATGGTGTCTGTTTACAGATGCTATGTTGCCTGTATTCCAGCTGTCCGGGGTCTCCGTGATGGTGTCTGC from the Blautia wexlerae DSM 19850 genome contains:
- a CDS encoding Ldh family oxidoreductase — translated: MGYVKWSYDTLNTFCHDVFRKFGFNEEETNIIKDVLLTADLYGIESHGMQRMVRYDKGIEKGTIHPDAKPEVVFETPVSAVIDGHDGMGQLISHFAMEKAIEKAKKTGVGFVSVRNSNHFGIAGYYAEMASKQGLLGMACTNSEAIMVPTFGRKAMLGSNPIAVAMPAEPYPFLFDCSTTVVTRGKLEMYNKMGKPLPQGWALGANGQESTDAPDVLANIVAKKGGGIMPLGGNKEVNGSHKGYGYGMLCEIFSSIFSMGVTSDKCCTFKDKTGICHGFAAIDPAIFGNADDIRAHFSEYLETLRQSPKAEGAEQIYTHGEKEVFAEKERRENGIPVNDNTMVELANLCNYLKVDFGSYFKGYELPKDSKFFSGNY
- the nudC gene encoding NAD(+) diphosphatase → MIQDIAPHTYHNEYKSSAPDKNSFILAYEKGSILLPHQEREADIYFPRFQDLEEKVSDLYSKYIYLFSIDDQRFYLIPELDTTLLPDYEFQDIRNLRTARPQHLAFAGVTGHQLFQWYSKRRFCGCCGKPMLHSQKERMMECPSCGNQEYPVLCPAVIVGITNGDKIILSKYEGRRFKRYALIAGFAEIGETIEETVHREVMEEVDLKVKNLRYYKSQPWSFSGTLLFGFFCDVDGDDTLTVDHEELSMAQWVERDKIPDQGNNISLTKEMMMLFRDGKEPR
- a CDS encoding DnaJ C-terminal domain-containing protein, producing MLKRDYYEVLGVNKNADAATIKKAYRKLAKKYHPDSNEGNASAAEHFKEVNEAYDVLSDEKKRKLYDQFGHAAFEEGAGNYGNAQGSPFGSGFSGAQGNPFGGGFHGSYSDGNGYHEYHFENGEDMDDILKNIFGGGFKKSKSSGGFGSSGFGGSGFHGSGFGGFGSNGTDGFGSGFGGSYSSKGEDLHAEVTVSFDEAAFGGKKVIRLQSSNGGVQNYEVNIPAGIESGKSIRLKGKGYPGVGGGEAGDLLLKINVQDKPGYKREGRDVYTTVNIPFTTAVFGGEAKVHTIYGDVLCNIKPGTQSGTKIRLRGKGIVAMNNPSVHGDEYATVQIEVPTNLTPEARRKLKEFEQECNGSRRSRGFGSGSAA
- a CDS encoding Hsp20/alpha crystallin family protein; translation: MLMPSIFGENLFDDFFGDFPFYYDDRAMKDAEKKLYGHKANHVMKTDIKEMNNGYELIVDLPGFKKDEVHAALENGYLTISAEKGLDKDEKEKETGRYIRRERYAGACSRSFYVGKEVHQDDIKAEFKHGILTLFVPKKEAKPAVEQKHSISIEG
- a CDS encoding Hsp20/alpha crystallin family protein; its protein translation is MLMPSIFGENLFDDFFGDFPFYYDDRAMKDTEKKLYGRRASHIMKTDIKETDKGYELVVDLPGFTKDEVKADLENGYLTISAEKGLDKDEQEKETGRYIRKERYAGACSRSFYVGKEVEKEDIKAEFKHGILTLFVPKKEAKPAVEQKKTIAIEG